The following coding sequences are from one Dermacentor andersoni chromosome 5, qqDerAnde1_hic_scaffold, whole genome shotgun sequence window:
- the LOC140218535 gene encoding uncharacterized protein, with amino-acid sequence MVQRTKEELHESREALQHPSSTITDITRGQCYSRLREEQNLRPDDLTLTINTDGGPVWKSSKTSVWPLQFIANELPPYLRFKHPVLAGLWFGKKHPEMQLFLEGFVNEVNCTGAVKWAHKGDVHVSKPHLLCVSVDAPARACVLNVVTFNGYFCCTWCLIPGEHREGSMRYTTVSSVEQRTSDRVKSEMHLASRFRDTINGLKGPSALMNLKGLDLVNGYSVEYMHCVLQGVAKQLTETILSSSNSDERFYSGAPSALSKIDARLLSIKPPHCITRLPRSVQERSHWKASEWRNWLLFYALPCLNDILHHEYWRHLSQLCEGIYILLQEELTILEIDKAGKINSGFPPICSTCPNWSERFCDDS; translated from the exons ATGGTTCAACGGACCAAAGAGGAACTACATGAAAGCCGTGAAGCACTTCAGCACCCGTCATCTACCATTACTGATATTACCAGGGGTCAGTGCTACAGCAGGCTGAGGGAAGAACAGAACCTTCGCCCTGATGACTTGACATTGACAATAAATACTGATGGGGGCCCTGTATGGAAATCTTCGAAGACGTCAGTGTGGCCCCTGCAATTTATTGCTAATGAACTGCCACCGTATTTGCGATTTAAACACCCGGTTCTTGCAGGGCTATGGTTTGGTAAAAAGCATCCAGAGATGCAACTGTTCCTTGAGGGGTTCGTGAATGAAGTAAACTGCACAGGGGCAGTGAAGTGGGCTCACAAAGGAGACGTTCATGTGTCAAAGCCTCATTTATTGTGTGTCTCCGTTGATGCACCTGCGAGGGCATGTGTGCTGAACGTGGTGACCTTCAATGGATATTTTTGTTGCACATGGTGCCTGATTCCAGGAGAGCACCGAGAAG GGAGCATGCGGTACACAACGGTGTCTTCTGTGGAACAAAGAACTTCAGACCGTGTCAAGAGTGAGATGCATCTGGCAAGCAGGTTTAGAGACACCATCAATGGCTTAAAGGGGCCGTCAGCCTTGATGAACTTGAAAG GTCTGGACCTTGTGAACGGCTACAGCGTTGAGTACATGCACTGTGTCCTACAAGGTGTTGCAAAGCAGCTGACAGAAACCATCCTGTCAAGTTCAAATTCTGATGAGCGCTTCTATTCAG GTGCACCATCAGCCCTTTCCAAAATAGATGCACGGCTGTTGTCCATCAAGCCACCTCACTGCATTACAAGGCTGCCACGGTctgttcaagaaagaagccattgGAAGGCATCTGAATGGAGAAACTGGCTCCTTTTCTATGCTCTGCCTTGCCTTAATGACATTCTGCATCATGAGTACTGGAGGCACCTTTCCCAGCTTTGTGAGGGTATATATATCCTCCTTCAAGAAGAACTCACCATTCTTGAAATTGACAAAGCTGGTAAG